Below is a window of Desulfurococcus amylolyticus Z-533 DNA.
TCGAGATAGCACACGTGCTTTGCACCCCTGGATAACGTTTTCTCAGTTAATCGACCCCTCATCAATGAATCAGACTATGTCGGCTTCAGCATCAATCCCCTACCTTTGTAGGGATCGCTATTTTTAATTCATTTTAGGGTATATATCTGTTTCTAGTTTGAAGGTTTTACAGGATGCTTGCCCTGCTTTACCCGTTTAAATTTGTAAGCTAAAAACACGAGTCTATTGGCGACTCCTTAGCTCCCCGAGACCCATGGCTGTCTACGGGGAGGGAGCCGGGGAGGAACCATGATAAACCACCCAACGAAGACCCAGAAAACCGTGGACGGAGAACGGTTTGAAAACACCGCTATTTCGCCTTAAAGCGGTTTCAAACTTACCAATCCCTATTCTACATCGTGGAAAGGCGTATAAACACTGTTTTCAAATAAAATTATTTGTGAACTTAGGAGGCGCGGTGTATGCATGGGTATAGGTATGCTACACCTGCTTCTTTAATTATCTTGTTGGCGTTTACACTAATACCGGCTGCCGCGATTAGTGATTCAGGGTTACCGAATTACAGCTATATTAAATCTATCACAATATACGCCCCGGCGGTATCCGGTAGTGGAGAGGGAGTGTTATCTAAGACCACATTAATAGTGGCTTATCCTGGTGGTGGGAGGGTATTCTTCTCAGCTTTACCATATACTGAGCTAGATACCCAGGGGGCTGCTAGGATAGCTGCCTATATAGCTTCACTGGCAGCAGGGGTATCATTCAGCAACTACGATTACTATGTGATTACGGAGTCCAATGTACCCATCATAGGCGGCCCTAGTTCAGGTGGATTAATGTGTGTTGGCTTTCTCTCATTGTTGATGAATAAAACCCTTAATCCAAGTGTAACGATGACGGGTATGATTAACCCTGATGGCACGATAGGGCCTGTTGGCGGATTGAAGGAGAAACTTGATGCAGCGGCTTCGAATGGATTTAAGACATTTCTTATTCCTAGGGGGCAACGATACTATCAGTACCCAGTTATACAGGAGACGAGGTTGCCATGGGGTGTTATAAGGAGGACAACCTACCAGAGCATTGATCTTGTAGAGTATGGTAGAAGCATTAATGTATCTGTGATAGAAGTCGGCTCTATATTCGATGCATTCGTATACTTCACAGGTGTAGATATCAATGCCTCTAGTGTCCTCGAACCCTTACAGGTAAGCATGCCGGGAGAGATCGTTGACTCCCTCCTGAATAATCTGAGCACTATGGTTCAGGATACATATTCTTCGGCGAGCAAGGTATATGACTATTATTATAAGAGAACCCTGCAGATGGTTATCGATAATTTAAATAATACTCTTTCAAGCCTTTACTCCATTAAAGATAAATACCCAGTTTACACGTTTGTGCAGGGGTTCAGCATATATCCTACGGTAATATACTATAATCTTTACTCGAAAGTACTCTCGAATACTCTAAGCATGGACTCTATACTTGACACCGTGAATACGACTCTTATTTCGATAGGCAACAGGCTTAATAGTATAGGGAGAAACCTAGATCTAGACGAATTAATATGGATCTCTCTGGCTAAGGCGGTCTACTATAGGGCCGGCTACTATTATACGAATGCCTTGTCCTCCACAAGCAATAGTAATGAATTAGCATATTTATCCTACTCGCTCTCCTATGCTAAACAGTGTAGTATACTCCTAGATTTGATCGAGGCTTCATCAAGTAGCTCTCCATCATCATTAATTAACCTAGTTGATACCAGGGATTTATACGCGGCGGCATCAACTATTTACTCGTATATCGAGGCCCTTGTTAATGAGGTGGGTGGGAATACACAGGTGTTAAGCGATGCATCAGACTACTATGGTTTAATGAATTCACAGATAGTCAACGACACCGTCACACTACTTGGTTTCACAATATATGTTATTGGTGAATCCACGTATGGGTTACACATGGTGTTTGATCAGAGTAATCTAGATGACATCGCGTATGTACAGCAAGCCATATTAACAATGTTATCAAGTAAAATACCGTCATCACAAGTGCTACGATTCTTCATTAAGTATGGTTACGAGGCGCTAGAGAACAGAGATTACTCTTCAGCGATCCACGGGTTTTCACAGGCATTCTCGCTTTACCTGGTTCTCGCATTAACTCTAGAGGGAAACTCTAATACTAGTACATCTTCCCAGGGAGGTGTAGCATCCTCGAATACTACTACGTCATTTATACAGATACCTGTAAATCAACCCATAGCCAATACTACTCCTGAGAACCAGCTATCAAGGGGATTAATCCTGAAATACCTAGGAATACTAGTCATCACAGTTGTGGCTATATCGGTAATCCTTGCACTCAGGATGATAAAGTACAGGTAGTGGTATAGCTAGTTAAGAGGGTTTAAACAACACTATAAGACGCTTATAAATCAGTTTTCTCAAGTTTTTAAGGATGTCTTCGATTATATTATTACCTGGTGATTATCGATGTTGCTATGGTTTTATGATCCCTTTACGATGATAGCGCTTATAATAGTATACATTATTGGATTCCTAGTATTAATGGTTACAGCTGGCTATATTGCCCCAAAGGTGGCACGTAGGTTCGCCAGTAGATTCTCCCTCTCATCATCCATGTTGCTGATAGGCCTCCTAACTATTGGGTCGAGTATTGCAGGGATATCGCTTGTAGCATATGTATTAATTAACTATATTGGTGCAGAGTTCACGCTGGGCTTCATTATATGGCTCGTGATCTTCATAGTGATAGCCAATATGTTCACATATATTCTCTCGCCCTATATGATAAACCTTCTCTACGGGGCTAGACACGATGAATGGTTACAGAAGGTAGTTGATGAGGTAGCATTAAGGCTCGGTTTAAGTAACCCACCTAAGGCAATGATCGTAAATATGCCTCCAAACGCGTTTGCCTATGGTAACGCTTTGTCAGGTAGATACGTGGCTGCGTCAAGGGAGCTTATCGAGATGCTTAACGAGGATGAATTAAGGGCTGTAATAGGGCATGAGCTGGGCCATCATTTACACAGGGATAACTCTATAATGTTATTCATGGGGCTACTGCCCAGCATCATATATTATCTAGGTGTCTCCCTGATAAGGGCAGGCATAATTTACTCGTCAATGAGGCTTACATCGGAGAGGAAGAATAGTGGTTCAGGGGGCTTCATATTAGCTATAATAGGTATATTAGCAGTGGTAATAAGCTTCATTGTTCAAATACTCGTACTAGCCTTTAGCAGGCTCAGGGAATACTATGCAGACACTACTGGAGCTTATGCTTCGTCCCCATCGAACATGCAGAGGGCGCTTGCAAAACTACACATATACTATGAGGGCAGCGGGAGAGCCCGAGAAATGGTTTCAACAAGTAAGTTGAGAACAATGTTCATATACGCCTTCACAGAGGCGGTGGCTAACCCATTATACCACTATGGTTCATTCTATAGAAGTCCTAAGATAGATGACGCAAGCATAGATGAAGTAATACAGGAGCTCAAGAATAAAGAAGTGAATAGCATGCAGGAATTCCTCTCAACACACCCCCCAATACCCAAGAGGCTCCGTTTCCTTGATGAATTAGTTTTTAAGGCGTAGGCGTCTCGGTGGGTATTTTGGATCCTATATCTTTTATCCCCATGTTAGCCACTATGGCCCTGATAGACTCGGTGGACCCGTGCTTCTTCATATTATACACTGGTATCCTCATATCATATACTGCAGGCAGTATGAGGAAACTCGTTGAGGTATCAGCAGTATTTATATTAACTGTTTTCACCGGGTACTGGGTATTCGGGTTTCTATTGAAAAGCGTGTTCAGCCGGACCTTGGTTTCACCTATTTACATATTTACCACAATGATAATCTATGGGGTCTCAATGATCATCTATGGCTTCCATAATTTAATCAAGGAGAGGAATAACAGAGAGGATGGAATCTGCAGGGAGGATATGGTTGAGTGTAATCTGTCAAGGAGAATAGGTTTACAAAAACTCCTGGAGACAGGAGGACTAATTTATATTGCTTTAACAGGGTTTATTGCGTCCTTCACGCTGCTCCCCTGTAGTGCAGGGATGTATATTATCTATAATATGCTGACAAGTGGCACACCTTTCCCCATATGGGCTTTCTACACGTTCCTCTATACAGCGATATTCGTTTCACCGCTGGTTCTCATCACATTGATTTATATAGGAATAACGAAAACCAGGATACATGAGAAACTAATCAGGCACCAAGCCTCCTTGAGAATACTCGGGGGTCTGATAGCGGTTGCAACAGCGGTATATGTCTATCTATACCGTTAAAAACAGGATTAGAGATAATGGTTCAAGAATAAGAATAATAATGGGGTACCGTAAAATGCCTGGTAAAAGCGCTAGTAAAAATAAGGGTGGGACTAATAAGAGCAATGTGATATTCTTACTCATACCGGTAGTAGTTTTCATTACTACAATAGCAATACTACTAGCATGGAACCAGCCGGGTGGAAGCGGTGGTAATACAGCTTTCTATCTTGGCACCAGTAAATACATGAATATAGATATTACCAGTAGTGAATGGAAAAACATATACAATAACCTAACACAGATAGCGCAACTCAATGAATCCACTAGGATAATAATGTTTGGCCTGACCACCTGTCCCCACTGCCATGCACAACAAGAATTCTTCGAGTCTGAGATGTCTGGTAAAGTATTATACTTATGGGTCGACATGGATGAAAAGGCTGGCTCCCTCTTCTCCCAGCTTACAAACCTAGAGATCTCAAAGGGAGCACCACCCCAATACGCTTTAGGAGTACCTCATATCATCGTGCTAGATAAGAACGGTGAACTAGTGGCCGTGGTAATAGGTGAGGCTAAGGACAAGGGGTTCTGGGATAGACTCCTCTCTACTTAGCTCCTTAGATTTTAAATAATGTAGTTACCATGAACTTTAGCCTCGACCTCGATGGCCCTAACTATTTCGTTGATCAGGGTCTCAATATCTACTCTACCGGGTATCCCGGATATCTTCCTATGTCCTCCCCCACCATATTTCAACGCTATTTTTGATACGTCGACATAGTCGCTGCGTAGGTTAACTCCTCTAGGATATCTAACTATATACACATGTGAGGTGAATCCGTTCTTCTCGGCTACGCTTATCAACTCACCTGGATGGACCCTGGGATCTACGTCAGGGAAGACCAGTATTTTGACTCCTTTCCTTTCTACTAGCTCTGCCCTGCCAAGCGCTTCTCTAATCAGGTTTTCGTAAATGTTTTTGACTTCAAGCCTGTATAGTTCTAGCATCCATCTAGGAGCTATGTCACCGGCTAGTAGTGACTCTAGAACTCTATACCTTGTCTCCCACTTGTAGAATCTTAGGATACGTCTATATATAGTAGTCAACTCGTATTTGCCTTGGAACCAGTCGTCGTCGAAGGCTAGCTCTATAAGCATCGTGACAAATCTATCCCTGGCAGCGTTCACGAAGTTTGCTGAGATATCTGCTGTAACAGTGAATGGATCATTAATATATGAGACAACATCACTGAATTCAATAAAAGTTTTTTCAACCCCTTCGGGCCATAGATGGTGATCTAGCCATTTAACTATACATCCCCTTTTACGCATCGCGTTAAATAAATTCACATAATTATTTAGATCAGTTAACTGGGGGTTTAAATCGGCGACCACTATTTCGCTATAGCCTTCCTCAAATAAACTCATTAAATACTTAAATGTAGATGTAACGGAGGAAAGTACCTTCTTATCGGGACGCGTGTAACGTGAAATAATAGTGTTTGATGCAAGCCCGTCTATATCCCAGTGCGTTACAACAGCTTTCCTCATACCGAAGATCTCCACCACTCAGTTAATACAAAACATAACTAATATATGGGTGGTATTTATTTCTATCCATACTATCGTGGATTCGATGGTATGGATGGATATATCTCGATCTCCTTGATGAAGCTAGAGATAATGTATGAATCGGATTGAATCACCACTGAGAACGGTATTAACCCCACTTCGCCCACAGTGATCTCTACTGGTATGCTTGTAGATGTCCTACCCGGGGTCTCAAATTCCTTCCAACTAACACAGTTCCTGCTTGGACAGGATACTTTAACAATGGCTTTAACAGGGGTTTCCAGGGTATTCATGACCTCCACGATAAGTGTGAAAGGCGTGTTTGACATCGGTTTTCCAGGTATTTTAATATCCTTTATCTGGATGCCCTTTAATCTCTCATCTATATACCTCAGTGACTCGTTTAACCATGTCTTTATGATTTTAGGTGACCAGAACTCTGCCCACCAGTAATCGCTATCAAGGGCATGCCATAACGCCCATCTAGCCTTCTCACTATAAGGATCTCTTCCCTTAACCAGCGATTCATACGCCCTTATCTTCATATAGGCGTCAACTACTTTAAGCCAGTATTCCTCATGTTCTTCTTTTTCCCCTCTCCACTTCCTGAACGTACAAAGCCATGTATTAGTAGGGATCTTCATAAGTATACGTGTTGCAGGTAACTCCTCATATACCTCCCTCAGATTAGCCAACCTTAACACACCTTCATCGCTCAGGGATTCCAGGAACAATAATAGTTTATCAAAGTACAATGCTGTTAAAGGTGGATTACTTGCGAAAACCATCCAATTCTCACCATCTAGTGCAAGGGTTAGCATCCTACCTGGTATCCCCATGATCTTCCTGGCTATGAGAAGTGATACCTCATATGCGTTTCTCCAAGCGTGGGCCTCGCTCGTGAAATTGTTTTTAAAGCTTAATACATCGCTTAACTCATGGTCCCTAAAGTACACTACTATGTGTTTCCCGCTATCTTTATTTAAAGCAACATATGGTTCGTAGCTAGTGGTTTTCTCTCCTTCAGCTATCTCGAAATGACATTTATCATCTAGAATAGTATACTCTATCCCGTTATCATAGTAAACATCTATCATCTTCATCGAGAAAGCCATCTCAGGAGTCCATGCTCCAAGCGGTGTTATCCCCAATACCTCCCTTGTAACAGATACCCCATACTTTACTTCGTCCCGTACTATATCGCTTAGCCCGAGTACATCTACTAGGAAACCACCTATTGTATGGGCATAGATACTAGTTAGCACATCTATCTGGCCCCGTTTATATGCATCCTTATACATATTCATGGTTTCCTCTATCAACTTAGCTTTCTCGCTACCAGGCTCAATCTTTTCCCCGGTTGCGAAGACTACGCCATGCTTAACAGCAGTGTCCCACTGCTTAATCAAGCTCGGACTCAGATTATAGGTTGCATGGTAGTCACGATGCTTCTGAAGCATTTGTGCATGATACCTGTAGGGTGCATCACCATATGGCTTAAGGGAACTACCATATGTATAGATAAATGCCCATGGTCCATGAATCGCGCCATCGGGTAGGTAATTCGGGGCTTGGTGGTGATGCCATACAAGTGCCAGGTTTTTCGGCTTAGATTTCTCCTCGGCATCATATACCATGTATGTTAATTCATCCACTACGATATCCCCTATCTTCAGGTAGACCTTGTATATGCCTGGACTGCTCGGCGTGTCGTAAGGTATTATGCCGGCTATTAAGGAGCCCCCTACAGTGATGTCCCCGTCGAAGATGGCTTTCTCATCATCATACACCATGACATGCATTTTTCTTTCTCCGCTACCTGATACGAGGACATGTATTTTCGCTTCTTCACCGGGTTTTAGAACCGGTTTATTAAGGATTAAATACGCCTCTATATCACGTATTTTCCTGGGAGGTATAAGCGACATATCGATCCCACTGCTACAATGCGTCTCTGCCTCCAGCCTGACTCTTAATACTCGTATATATCTTGATTAGCTTATCGGCCGAACTACTCCATGAGAACTGTTTGGAATGTTCCACGCATCTCCTCCTGAACACAACTGATCTCTCCCTGTCTTCAACTATTTCGAGAACAGTCTTCACGGCATCGATCATTCCATCTACATCAAGTGGGGGGAACAGTGCACCCGTTCCATCTAGGCTATACATCCTCACATCCTTGATGAGGTCTCTGAACCCGCCTGTATTAGATGCAGCAACAGGTGTACCTGAGGACAAAGCCTCTAATACCACTAGTCCGAATGGCTCATACCTGCTTGCTGCTAGAAAGACTGAAGCGGCATAATACAGCATTAAATAGTGTTCGTGGTCAATATATCCTGGTAGAATCCTCAGGTTATCCGGGAACAATAATTGGTACTCTATGATCTCCCTTAACAACTCCTCTGTACCGCTTACAGGGATCACCGCTAAGACGACTCTAGTCCGTGGTACTTCTACTAAGAGCTTATCCATCGATTTAAGCAGTAGGTCTATGCCTTTTTGTCTCGTGGATCTACCTGTGAGCAATATTAATGGTCCATCTTGTTTGAATGGCGAACTAATTGATACCCCGTATTTATCGATGAGCCTGTTAATGACATCTCTTAAATAGGGATCAGGGTTTTCAACGTTGATTAGCCTTAATTCTTCCCTAAGCATCTTATCCCTGACTAACCTACGTGCTTCATAGCTGAAGGGATCCCTGTCACCAATATACTTCGACACTGTATCCAGGACCGTGCTCCAGGTCCATGTTGATGCATTAAACACATAGTCTACTCTATCAGCATTATCCAGACCTACATATCTCACAACGTCTCTAGTATATCCTTTACTAACTACTATAACCCTATCGCTTGTCAACGCGGCCAGCTTCTCGATCCAGCCGCCTGATGCATAATAATATTCCTCGAACGACTTAATCCCTAGCTTGCCGCGGACATGGTCATTACTCCATATGTTCAACCCCCTGGTGATCTCTTGGAGATCCATGAATCCATGTGAAAGCAGATGCACATGGTATACTATACCTATAGGTGTACCCCTCCTAGTTGATTCAAGGTTGATGGCGAGAAGCGCTGGATAGCTGTGCCAATCGTGTCCATGGACTATGTCGGGTATCTCTCCTTCTCCAACTATTTGATTAAAGTACTCCCTGATCACCCTTGCGAAAACAAGGCTCTTCGAGACAAGGTTTGAAGAGTAAACCAGGGGATCCTCTAGTATACCGCCGGAGACTATATAGTGTTTCACTGGTGCATTATACTCTAGTATAGAGTACTCAACGCCGTTGATACTGGTTTTAAAAACCTCCCTTTTAAATCCCTTATTGGTTTTAAGGCCATGGCTCGGCGTATATATTTCGACGTCGATACCTTTCTCTACTAGTGCATTAGCGAGCCTTGGTGGTACTTCGGCTAGTCCTCCCACCTTCCTAGTATATATTGATTCAAACGTGAACATCCATGCTTTCAAGCTGAAAGCACCCTCCACTATATTTCCAGGATCCAGGATATACTTGTCTCATATTCCTCACCAGGTTTCAATGAGAGCTGTTCCACGAACATTATTGCCAGACCCTGTGGTATCTCCATAAATCCTTTCTCGGTTCTAGAGTATGATGAGAGCTGGGCAACCCATACCTCGTGATGAGTATTACTCTCTAACCTTATGCCTGGGTAGACGGGGGATTTTATAGTTATTCTCTCGGTGCTGAATACCCCTCCCTCACTTACATCTCTGCTTACGCCGTTTACGGTGTAGTATGGTTTCGCCTCGTTCTCTCTATCTATCTTCCATGCAACATGGTACTCTATGCCTAATTTAGCCGTGAACTCTCTATCACCGATGTTTCTAACCCTGAACAACGTGGTGTGACCATTGCTTGTTAAACGCACCATTTTTTCCGCTGCAACCATTACTGGTGGACTGCCATACTGGTAGAACCCGCCTAGGGCTCTTAGAACAACCTCTCCTTCCTCTCCTGAGGCTACATGGTAGTTCTTTAACGCTAGATCGCTCATGTCTTTAAACGGCGTATTGTTTATCCAGTCGTAGAGACCTGTATCCGGGCTCCATAGATGTAGCCTCCAGCTCACCCTTCTATACCAGTCTGGATTGAATCCAGGTTTATTTAGGTATGGCTCACCGTATCTTGTCATAGTGTCCTGTAGATTATGCTCGAACCCCTTGATTTTCACATCGTACTCGAAGAGTGCCCCGCCATCACTTGGCTTTATATATAGGTTTTGCATCGGTGTCTCAAGTAATAGTTCTGATAAGCCATCATAGTCGAAATCTACCATTATCTTTCTGAAGTCCTCGCCGCTGAAGTAATTACTTTTCTCCTCAGCCCACCTCTCAACCTTGAGGAGTTTCTCATATATTGCCTGCCTCAAGTGCGCCAGATACACGCCTCCAAATAATCCATGCCAGTATGCATCATTACACTGTGCAAGGAGATACTCTACTCTTAGCTCTCTAGGTAAATCACCAGCTTTCTCCAGCTTCTTTTTAACCCATAACATCTTCTTATGCATGTTGTCTGCTTCCTTGTACTTCACCAGGAAGTTTCTGAAGAAACCTCTGCTCCACTCAAGCATTTTATCATAGCTCCCAGTATCGAGGTATAGTAATCCTTTAACCCCGTATTCACTAAGATATTCGCTTGGATGGATCATAGATACCCTGTTACGGGTTCTCCTCATCAAGTCTAGGAATGCGTAGAGCCAGCTTCTACTATGTCCCGAGTCCATCCACTCCCCAAACTTCTCCGCGTCACTACCCCATAAGATGAGCCTCGCTGGATCACCCTCCTTTATCTTACCGATAAGGTACTCGAGGACCCTCTGCGGTGGTTCCCAGGGCAGAATATACCTTATCCCAGCATCTATGAAGAAGACCCTTACTACTT
It encodes the following:
- a CDS encoding glycoside hydrolase family 57 protein: MSLIPPRKIRDIEAYLILNKPVLKPGEEAKIHVLVSGSGERKMHVMVYDDEKAIFDGDITVGGSLIAGIIPYDTPSSPGIYKVYLKIGDIVVDELTYMVYDAEEKSKPKNLALVWHHHQAPNYLPDGAIHGPWAFIYTYGSSLKPYGDAPYRYHAQMLQKHRDYHATYNLSPSLIKQWDTAVKHGVVFATGEKIEPGSEKAKLIEETMNMYKDAYKRGQIDVLTSIYAHTIGGFLVDVLGLSDIVRDEVKYGVSVTREVLGITPLGAWTPEMAFSMKMIDVYYDNGIEYTILDDKCHFEIAEGEKTTSYEPYVALNKDSGKHIVVYFRDHELSDVLSFKNNFTSEAHAWRNAYEVSLLIARKIMGIPGRMLTLALDGENWMVFASNPPLTALYFDKLLLFLESLSDEGVLRLANLREVYEELPATRILMKIPTNTWLCTFRKWRGEKEEHEEYWLKVVDAYMKIRAYESLVKGRDPYSEKARWALWHALDSDYWWAEFWSPKIIKTWLNESLRYIDERLKGIQIKDIKIPGKPMSNTPFTLIVEVMNTLETPVKAIVKVSCPSRNCVSWKEFETPGRTSTSIPVEITVGEVGLIPFSVVIQSDSYIISSFIKEIEIYPSIPSNPR
- a CDS encoding DHH family phosphoesterase, translated to MRKAVVTHWDIDGLASNTIISRYTRPDKKVLSSVTSTFKYLMSLFEEGYSEIVVADLNPQLTDLNNYVNLFNAMRKRGCIVKWLDHHLWPEGVEKTFIEFSDVVSYINDPFTVTADISANFVNAARDRFVTMLIELAFDDDWFQGKYELTTIYRRILRFYKWETRYRVLESLLAGDIAPRWMLELYRLEVKNIYENLIREALGRAELVERKGVKILVFPDVDPRVHPGELISVAEKNGFTSHVYIVRYPRGVNLRSDYVDVSKIALKYGGGGHRKISGIPGRVDIETLINEIVRAIEVEAKVHGNYII
- a CDS encoding S16 family serine protease gives rise to the protein MHGYRYATPASLIILLAFTLIPAAAISDSGLPNYSYIKSITIYAPAVSGSGEGVLSKTTLIVAYPGGGRVFFSALPYTELDTQGAARIAAYIASLAAGVSFSNYDYYVITESNVPIIGGPSSGGLMCVGFLSLLMNKTLNPSVTMTGMINPDGTIGPVGGLKEKLDAAASNGFKTFLIPRGQRYYQYPVIQETRLPWGVIRRTTYQSIDLVEYGRSINVSVIEVGSIFDAFVYFTGVDINASSVLEPLQVSMPGEIVDSLLNNLSTMVQDTYSSASKVYDYYYKRTLQMVIDNLNNTLSSLYSIKDKYPVYTFVQGFSIYPTVIYYNLYSKVLSNTLSMDSILDTVNTTLISIGNRLNSIGRNLDLDELIWISLAKAVYYRAGYYYTNALSSTSNSNELAYLSYSLSYAKQCSILLDLIEASSSSSPSSLINLVDTRDLYAAASTIYSYIEALVNEVGGNTQVLSDASDYYGLMNSQIVNDTVTLLGFTIYVIGESTYGLHMVFDQSNLDDIAYVQQAILTMLSSKIPSSQVLRFFIKYGYEALENRDYSSAIHGFSQAFSLYLVLALTLEGNSNTSTSSQGGVASSNTTTSFIQIPVNQPIANTTPENQLSRGLILKYLGILVITVVAISVILALRMIKYR
- a CDS encoding zinc metalloprotease HtpX, encoding MLLWFYDPFTMIALIIVYIIGFLVLMVTAGYIAPKVARRFASRFSLSSSMLLIGLLTIGSSIAGISLVAYVLINYIGAEFTLGFIIWLVIFIVIANMFTYILSPYMINLLYGARHDEWLQKVVDEVALRLGLSNPPKAMIVNMPPNAFAYGNALSGRYVAASRELIEMLNEDELRAVIGHELGHHLHRDNSIMLFMGLLPSIIYYLGVSLIRAGIIYSSMRLTSERKNSGSGGFILAIIGILAVVISFIVQILVLAFSRLREYYADTTGAYASSPSNMQRALAKLHIYYEGSGRAREMVSTSKLRTMFIYAFTEAVANPLYHYGSFYRSPKIDDASIDEVIQELKNKEVNSMQEFLSTHPPIPKRLRFLDELVFKA
- a CDS encoding alpha-amylase/4-alpha-glucanotransferase domain-containing protein — protein: MSKVNFIFALHFHQPTGQLKRINEKIFENSYKLLLDVFKSFSDLKFTIHISGPLLLYLAKNHPEWLEEVFKLGDLGSLEFMAGSIGESILPIIPRDDREYQIREYIKIFEELSGFKPRGLWIPERIWEPHLPEVIGRLGLEYVFIDDSTLTKTGYPHDLAYYSWITEDSGQVVRVFFIDAGIRYILPWEPPQRVLEYLIGKIKEGDPARLILWGSDAEKFGEWMDSGHSRSWLYAFLDLMRRTRNRVSMIHPSEYLSEYGVKGLLYLDTGSYDKMLEWSRGFFRNFLVKYKEADNMHKKMLWVKKKLEKAGDLPRELRVEYLLAQCNDAYWHGLFGGVYLAHLRQAIYEKLLKVERWAEEKSNYFSGEDFRKIMVDFDYDGLSELLLETPMQNLYIKPSDGGALFEYDVKIKGFEHNLQDTMTRYGEPYLNKPGFNPDWYRRVSWRLHLWSPDTGLYDWINNTPFKDMSDLALKNYHVASGEEGEVVLRALGGFYQYGSPPVMVAAEKMVRLTSNGHTTLFRVRNIGDREFTAKLGIEYHVAWKIDRENEAKPYYTVNGVSRDVSEGGVFSTERITIKSPVYPGIRLESNTHHEVWVAQLSSYSRTEKGFMEIPQGLAIMFVEQLSLKPGEEYETSISWILEI
- a CDS encoding thioredoxin family protein — protein: MSIYTVKNRIRDNGSRIRIIMGYRKMPGKSASKNKGGTNKSNVIFLLIPVVVFITTIAILLAWNQPGGSGGNTAFYLGTSKYMNIDITSSEWKNIYNNLTQIAQLNESTRIIMFGLTTCPHCHAQQEFFESEMSGKVLYLWVDMDEKAGSLFSQLTNLEISKGAPPQYALGVPHIIVLDKNGELVAVVIGEAKDKGFWDRLLST
- a CDS encoding glycosyltransferase; this encodes MKAWMFTFESIYTRKVGGLAEVPPRLANALVEKGIDVEIYTPSHGLKTNKGFKREVFKTSINGVEYSILEYNAPVKHYIVSGGILEDPLVYSSNLVSKSLVFARVIREYFNQIVGEGEIPDIVHGHDWHSYPALLAINLESTRRGTPIGIVYHVHLLSHGFMDLQEITRGLNIWSNDHVRGKLGIKSFEEYYYASGGWIEKLAALTSDRVIVVSKGYTRDVVRYVGLDNADRVDYVFNASTWTWSTVLDTVSKYIGDRDPFSYEARRLVRDKMLREELRLINVENPDPYLRDVINRLIDKYGVSISSPFKQDGPLILLTGRSTRQKGIDLLLKSMDKLLVEVPRTRVVLAVIPVSGTEELLREIIEYQLLFPDNLRILPGYIDHEHYLMLYYAASVFLAASRYEPFGLVVLEALSSGTPVAASNTGGFRDLIKDVRMYSLDGTGALFPPLDVDGMIDAVKTVLEIVEDRERSVVFRRRCVEHSKQFSWSSSADKLIKIYTSIKSQAGGRDAL
- a CDS encoding transmembrane electron transporter — its product is MGILDPISFIPMLATMALIDSVDPCFFILYTGILISYTAGSMRKLVEVSAVFILTVFTGYWVFGFLLKSVFSRTLVSPIYIFTTMIIYGVSMIIYGFHNLIKERNNREDGICREDMVECNLSRRIGLQKLLETGGLIYIALTGFIASFTLLPCSAGMYIIYNMLTSGTPFPIWAFYTFLYTAIFVSPLVLITLIYIGITKTRIHEKLIRHQASLRILGGLIAVATAVYVYLYR